A section of the Brevundimonas sp. AJA228-03 genome encodes:
- a CDS encoding NlpC/P60 family protein — protein sequence MAARGWLGTPYRHQASTKGAGADCLGLVRGVWREVIGKEPEALPAYAPDWAEVGGVETLLEAAGRWLVEKPVNAMRPGDVLLFRMAEGAMVKHCGIVSSIEGPEPRIIHAYWGRAVVESWMGPWWQRRLVAAFAWPVQAQGRDDKRGS from the coding sequence ATGGCCGCGCGCGGGTGGCTGGGGACGCCGTATCGGCATCAGGCGAGCACGAAGGGCGCAGGCGCGGACTGTCTGGGACTGGTGCGCGGGGTGTGGCGCGAGGTTATCGGCAAGGAGCCGGAGGCCCTGCCCGCCTATGCACCGGACTGGGCCGAGGTCGGTGGTGTCGAGACGCTGCTGGAGGCGGCGGGGCGGTGGCTGGTCGAGAAGCCGGTGAACGCGATGCGGCCGGGCGATGTGTTGCTGTTCCGGATGGCGGAGGGGGCGATGGTCAAGCACTGCGGGATCGTGTCGTCCATCGAGGGACCGGAACCCCGGATCATCCATGCCTACTGGGGGCGGGCGGTGGTCGAGAGCTGGATGGGGCCGTGGTGGCAGAGGCGGCTGGTGGCGGCCTTTGCCTGGCCCGTTCAGGCGCAAGGCCGGGATGACAAGAGAGGTTCCTGA